The following proteins come from a genomic window of Pseudomonas syringae:
- the argC gene encoding N-acetyl-gamma-glutamyl-phosphate reductase: MVKVGIVGGTGYTGVELLRLLAQHPQAEVVVITSRSEAGLPVADMYPNLRGHYDGLAFSVPDVKTLGACDVVFFATPHGVAHALAGELLAAGTKVIDLSADFRLQDPVEWAKWYGQPHGAPQLLQDAVYGLPEVNREQIKSARLIAVPGCYPTATQLGFLPLLEAGIADNTRLIADCKSGVSGAGRGLNIGSLYSEANESFKAYAVKGHRHLPEITQGLRRAAGGDVGLTFVPHLVPMIRGIHSTLYATVTDRSVDLQALFEKRYADEPFVDVMPAGSHPETRSVRGANVCRIAVHRPQGGDLVVVLSVIDNLVKGASGQAVQNMNILFGLDERAGLSHAGMMP, from the coding sequence ATGGTCAAGGTCGGTATCGTCGGCGGCACGGGTTACACCGGAGTCGAGCTGCTGCGTCTGTTGGCACAGCATCCGCAGGCAGAAGTGGTGGTGATTACCTCTCGCTCGGAGGCCGGTCTTCCAGTCGCCGATATGTACCCGAACCTGCGAGGCCATTATGACGGCCTGGCGTTCAGCGTCCCTGATGTCAAAACGTTAGGTGCCTGTGACGTGGTGTTTTTTGCCACGCCTCACGGTGTTGCCCATGCCCTGGCGGGTGAACTGCTTGCGGCAGGCACCAAGGTGATCGATCTGTCGGCCGATTTCCGTTTGCAGGACCCGGTCGAATGGGCCAAATGGTACGGCCAGCCTCACGGTGCGCCGCAGTTGCTGCAGGACGCGGTCTACGGGCTGCCGGAAGTCAACCGCGAGCAGATAAAAAGCGCGCGCTTGATTGCCGTACCGGGCTGCTACCCGACAGCTACCCAACTGGGCTTCTTGCCGTTGCTTGAAGCAGGCATTGCCGACAACACCCGTCTGATTGCCGACTGCAAGTCCGGTGTGAGCGGTGCAGGGCGTGGTCTGAACATTGGCTCCCTGTACTCGGAAGCCAACGAAAGCTTCAAGGCCTACGCCGTGAAAGGTCACCGTCATTTGCCTGAAATCACTCAGGGGTTGCGTCGCGCAGCGGGTGGCGATGTTGGTCTGACCTTCGTTCCGCATCTGGTGCCGATGATCCGCGGCATTCACTCCACACTTTATGCAACGGTTACCGACCGTTCAGTGGATCTGCAAGCCTTGTTCGAGAAGCGCTACGCCGATGAGCCGTTCGTGGATGTAATGCCAGCCGGCAGCCACCCGGAAACCCGCAGCGTACGCGGCGCCAACGTCTGCCGTATTGCCGTGCATCGTCCACAGGGCGGTGATCTGGTGGTGGTGCTTTCGGTCATCGACAACCTGGTCAAGGGTGCGTCGGGGCAGGCGGTGCAGAACATGAACATCCTGTTCGGTCTGGATGAGCGCGCAGGGTTGTCTCATGCAGGGATGATGCCCTGA
- a CDS encoding anhydro-N-acetylmuramic acid kinase yields MAYFYIGVMSGSSLDGIDIALLEQDNRPILLATHYIPMPEDLHAELLSLCSSGVDELARAAITEQKWCRLVAEGVLTLLKEQNMVAGQIRAIGSHGQTIRHEPARGYSIQIGNPALLAELTEITVVSDFRRRDIAAGGQGAPLVPAFHEALFDDNKNHRAVLNIGGFSNLSLIESDRPVEGFDCGPGNVLLDAWIQSKRTQSYDEGGNWAASGQVNKELLNTLLSDPFFQTKGPKSTGREVFNLGWLRHHLFQFQTLAPEDVQATLLELTALTITESLQSAQSSTMDLLVCGGGAHNTALMNRLAELLPDTKVSSTDKFGVDPDWVEAMAFAWLAHCCLESVPANRPTVTGAKGLRILGAIYPA; encoded by the coding sequence ATGGCCTACTTCTATATAGGTGTGATGTCCGGCAGCAGCCTCGATGGGATCGATATCGCCCTGTTGGAGCAGGATAACCGACCGATACTTCTGGCAACTCACTACATTCCCATGCCGGAAGACCTGCATGCAGAGTTGCTGTCGCTTTGCTCCAGTGGTGTAGATGAGCTTGCTCGCGCGGCCATTACCGAACAGAAGTGGTGCCGACTGGTCGCCGAAGGTGTTCTGACCTTGCTGAAAGAGCAGAACATGGTAGCCGGACAGATCCGCGCCATTGGCAGCCACGGTCAGACAATTCGTCATGAACCTGCTCGTGGCTACAGCATCCAGATCGGTAACCCTGCCCTGCTGGCCGAACTGACTGAAATCACCGTAGTGAGTGACTTCCGCCGCCGTGACATTGCGGCAGGTGGCCAAGGTGCACCCTTGGTGCCTGCCTTCCATGAAGCGCTGTTCGATGACAACAAGAATCATCGCGCCGTGCTTAACATTGGCGGGTTCAGCAACTTGAGCCTGATCGAATCGGATCGTCCGGTTGAAGGCTTTGATTGCGGCCCGGGCAACGTGCTGCTGGATGCATGGATACAATCCAAGCGCACCCAGAGCTATGACGAAGGTGGTAACTGGGCAGCGAGTGGCCAGGTCAACAAGGAGCTGCTGAACACGCTGCTCAGCGACCCGTTCTTCCAGACCAAAGGGCCGAAAAGTACTGGCCGGGAAGTGTTCAACCTTGGCTGGCTTCGCCATCATCTCTTTCAGTTTCAGACCCTGGCACCGGAAGACGTGCAGGCCACTCTGCTGGAGCTGACCGCACTGACCATCACCGAGTCACTGCAATCGGCACAGTCGAGCACCATGGACCTTCTGGTCTGCGGCGGCGGTGCGCACAACACTGCGCTGATGAATCGTCTTGCCGAACTGCTGCCCGACACCAAAGTCAGCAGCACCGATAAATTCGGCGTCGACCCTGACTGGGTAGAGGCAATGGCCTTTGCATGGCTTGCGCATTGCTGCCTTGAAAGCGTCCCGGCAAACCGCCCGACGGTAACCGGCGCCAAAGGCCTGCGAATTCTGGGCGCGATCTACCCCGCATGA
- a CDS encoding SDR family NAD(P)-dependent oxidoreductase — translation MTRYALITGASSGIGLAMAEALARRGRNLILVARQRDLLETIALEFTQRFGVEVLIRACDLGEPLRLSGFLLELEDGAHQIDLLVNAAGIGTCGPFLAQDWGVEQDLIDLNILALTRLCHTVGNLMAIQGGGQILNVASVAAFQPGPWMSTYYASKAYVLHFSEGLREEVKKAGVNVSVLCPGPTRTAFFRTAQLQVNVDNLMSPEEVALYTVRALAKNRAVIIPGFSNRFWTLSPRFVSRWLARQISGYINKKFCPR, via the coding sequence ATGACCCGTTACGCCCTGATCACCGGCGCTTCCAGCGGCATAGGCCTGGCCATGGCCGAGGCGCTGGCGCGTCGTGGTCGCAATCTGATTCTGGTTGCCCGCCAGCGTGACTTGCTGGAAACGATCGCGCTGGAATTCACTCAGCGTTTTGGCGTCGAGGTGCTGATTCGCGCGTGCGACCTGGGCGAACCGCTGCGACTCTCGGGTTTTCTGCTGGAACTGGAAGACGGTGCCCACCAGATCGACCTGCTGGTCAACGCCGCAGGCATCGGCACGTGCGGGCCATTTCTGGCGCAGGACTGGGGCGTCGAGCAGGACCTGATCGACCTGAACATCCTGGCGCTCACACGTTTGTGTCACACCGTTGGTAACCTGATGGCAATTCAGGGTGGCGGCCAGATACTCAATGTCGCTTCGGTGGCAGCTTTCCAGCCGGGTCCGTGGATGAGCACCTATTACGCAAGCAAGGCGTATGTACTGCATTTTTCCGAAGGTCTGCGCGAGGAAGTGAAAAAAGCGGGCGTCAACGTCTCGGTATTGTGCCCGGGGCCAACCCGGACGGCGTTCTTCCGTACCGCGCAATTGCAGGTGAACGTCGATAATCTGATGAGCCCTGAAGAAGTAGCGCTGTACACCGTTCGAGCGCTGGCAAAAAACCGCGCGGTTATCATTCCAGGCTTCAGCAACAGGTTCTGGACACTCAGCCCGCGCTTTGTTTCGCGCTGGCTGGCACGCCAGATAAGCGGTTATATCAACAAGAAGTTCTGCCCGCGCTGA
- a CDS encoding DUF805 domain-containing protein, producing the protein MTDTLFKIMFEGQVRDGVEPDTAKANVAGLFKSDAAAVEKLFSGKPVTLKRGLVHAEAERYVAALNEAGVEAHIEPDQAISLNLDEVATPATPWASDKRSPEHASPYAPPKAQVGHEEFGHSTLKVFTTHGRIGRLRFLAWSMVQCVTLIVLLSLALAVMNASLVGGGLLIAILVVVFITIGIMIGVQRLHDLGWSGWLLLLNLVPFVGTLFPFLIMVLPGTQGPNQFGPPPPPNTRGVKFLAVVWIAMIPVITVASIYYGIATLAKEELALKTDEYEQTLPYDDQDDSALSAPDDVNEELNEQNEQNDK; encoded by the coding sequence ATGACCGATACCCTCTTCAAGATCATGTTTGAAGGGCAGGTGCGTGACGGCGTCGAGCCTGACACCGCAAAAGCCAATGTAGCCGGGCTGTTCAAAAGCGATGCGGCGGCGGTTGAAAAACTGTTCAGCGGCAAACCCGTCACCCTCAAGCGCGGGCTGGTTCACGCGGAAGCCGAGCGCTATGTCGCCGCGCTGAATGAGGCAGGCGTCGAAGCCCACATCGAACCCGACCAGGCCATCAGCCTCAATCTGGATGAGGTCGCCACACCAGCAACGCCTTGGGCATCCGACAAACGCTCGCCGGAGCATGCATCCCCTTACGCGCCACCCAAAGCGCAGGTGGGTCACGAGGAGTTCGGGCACTCCACGCTCAAAGTCTTCACCACCCACGGCCGTATCGGACGTCTGCGCTTTCTGGCGTGGAGCATGGTCCAGTGTGTCACGCTCATCGTGCTGCTCTCATTGGCCTTGGCCGTCATGAACGCGTCGCTGGTCGGCGGCGGCTTGCTGATCGCGATACTGGTGGTGGTGTTCATCACTATCGGCATCATGATCGGCGTACAGAGGCTGCATGACCTGGGCTGGTCAGGCTGGCTTCTGCTGTTGAACCTCGTGCCGTTCGTGGGCACCTTGTTCCCGTTCCTGATCATGGTGCTGCCGGGCACCCAAGGCCCGAACCAGTTCGGCCCGCCGCCACCGCCCAACACGCGCGGCGTAAAGTTTCTGGCCGTAGTGTGGATTGCCATGATTCCGGTTATCACCGTAGCCAGCATCTATTACGGCATTGCAACCCTGGCCAAAGAGGAGCTGGCGCTTAAAACCGACGAGTACGAACAGACCCTGCCTTACGATGATCAGGACGACAGTGCCTTGAGTGCTCCTGATGATGTCAATGAAGAGCTCAACGAACAGAACGAACAGAACGACAAGTAA
- the erpA gene encoding iron-sulfur cluster insertion protein ErpA: MSVESFTPTALEFTPNAAHKVKTLVDEEGNDRLKLRVFVTGGGCSGFQYGFTFDEDVADDDTIVEREGVSLVVDPMSFQYLAGAEVDYQEGLEGSRFVIKNPNASTTCGCGSSFSI; this comes from the coding sequence ATGAGTGTTGAATCCTTTACGCCTACGGCTTTGGAATTCACCCCAAATGCAGCGCACAAGGTGAAAACCCTGGTCGACGAGGAGGGCAATGATCGCCTTAAACTGCGTGTATTCGTTACAGGTGGTGGTTGCTCAGGTTTTCAGTACGGCTTCACGTTCGATGAAGACGTGGCAGACGATGATACGATCGTCGAGCGCGAGGGTGTGAGCCTGGTGGTCGATCCGATGAGCTTCCAGTATCTGGCGGGCGCTGAAGTGGATTATCAGGAAGGGCTTGAAGGCTCGCGATTCGTGATCAAGAACCCGAATGCCTCCACGACTTGTGGTTGCGGTTCTTCGTTTTCGATCTGA
- the hemJ gene encoding protoporphyrinogen oxidase HemJ, whose product MLYLWIKALHVISMVCWFAALFYLPRLFVYHSMSEDTVSRERFMVMERKLYRGIMTPAMIATLVFGGWLISFDPSGYFSQGWMHAKLTLVFLLIGYHHVCGAQMKRFARGENGRCHVFYRWFNEIPVLILIAVVILVIVKPF is encoded by the coding sequence ATGCTCTATTTATGGATCAAAGCGCTGCATGTCATTTCTATGGTCTGCTGGTTTGCAGCCCTGTTCTATTTACCAAGACTGTTCGTCTACCACTCGATGAGCGAGGACACCGTCAGCCGCGAGCGCTTCATGGTCATGGAACGCAAGCTGTACCGTGGCATCATGACCCCGGCAATGATCGCCACGCTGGTCTTCGGCGGCTGGCTGATCAGCTTCGACCCCAGCGGTTATTTCAGCCAGGGCTGGATGCACGCGAAGCTGACGCTGGTGTTCCTGCTGATCGGCTACCACCATGTCTGCGGCGCGCAGATGAAACGCTTCGCCCGTGGCGAGAATGGCCGCTGCCACGTGTTTTATCGCTGGTTCAATGAAATTCCGGTATTGATCCTGATTGCGGTGGTCATTCTGGTCATCGTCAAACCGTTCTGA